From the Thermosynechococcus sp. genome, the window GGTGCCATTCGCCAAGTTTATGCCCAGTTGGTGCAACACCTCTTTCAGCGGCCTCAGAATCCCTATGGCGACTATCTACTCACCTGCACAGAACAGCAACCCCTCCTTGATCTGCTCCATCCATGGCCGCAGTCGCTGCCTCCCCAATGGTCGCAATTGCGGGACTACCTCAACCGCAGTGACACAGTCATCTGGGGACGCCGCCATCCCACGGTAGGCTACTTTACCCTCCATGGCCACCCCCTGAATTTGCGTCCCTATTTTCAGGACATTTGGCGCCAAGCCCCCTTTGTCCTCATTGGCAGCGGACCGGACACAGAGCCGCCCCTGGCCTATGTGCAGCAGGAACTAGGGATTGCGCCCCAAACGACGATTAAATTTGCCAGCGATCGCCACAGTGAAGCCATTACCCTTGCGATCGCCGAAGACTTACCCCTACCCAATACCCCAGAATTTGCCCCGGCGGTTTTGCGGCGTCTCTACGATCTCATTGGCATGATTGGCCATCAACGGGCGGTGATCCTGGTCAGCGATGTGCCCCTGCGGGAACAGTTGGCCACCCAATTGGCTGCCCTCTACGGTTCACGGGTACAGGTGGAGACGACGACCCTTGAGACGAACACGATTTTAGTAACGGGGGAAACCTTTTGGCTGCGTCATGGGGCCCAATTGCCCTGCCCGGCGCTATTGGTCTTGACGACGTTGCCCTTCCCCTCCCCGGAAAAAGCAGTGGTGAGTGCCCGCATTGAATGGCACAAACGGCAAAAACAAGACTGGTTTCGTCAGTATCTCTTGCCCGAGTGCTTGACGGTGCTAGATCGTGCCCTTGCCCCTGTACGTCAGGATGATACCTTGGTGGCCATTTTGGATCGGCGGCTGACAGAGCGCAGCTATGGCCGCGAAATTCTCCAGAGTCTCAGTCCCTACAACCGCATCAGGGATCGCGCCCAAGCGCGGCATTGAGTTTGCCGCTGCGAAAGCCCTCCAGATCCAAAGTGACATAGGTAAAGCCAAGGGACTGAAAGTGATTCACCAGTTGCTCAAGATCCGTCATCGTTACAAAGTCAGCAATCTGCTGTTGGGGCACCTCAATGCGAGCGGTATCGCCATGACTGCGAACACGACACAGTTCCCAGCCCTGCTTGCGCAGGTAGTATTCGGCATTGCCCACCCGTTGTAGCTTGGCAAGGGTAATTTCTTCACCGTAGGGAAAGCGCGAACTGAGACAGGGTTGGGCGGGTTTATTCCACCAGGGCAGCCCTAGGGATTTGGCAATTTCTCGCACTTCTAGCTTGCTAATGCCGACTTCGGCTAGGGGCGATCGCACCCCGCGTTCTTTGGCCGCCGCAATGCCCGGACGATAGTCTTGGAGATCATCAGCGTTCACCCCATCAAGAACATACTCATAGCCCCAAGCCTGCGCCAGTTCCCGCAGGCGATCGTGGAGTTCACTTTTGCAAAAGTAGCAGCGATTCACGGGGTTAGTGGCGTAGTTGGGGTTCTCCAGTTCGTGGGTTTCAATGAGTTCGTGGCGAATGCCAATGGCCGCTGCCTGAATGCGCGCATCCTCTAGATCCGCTGGCAATAGGGAAGGGGACACGGCCGTGACCGCCACAGCGCGATCGCCCAAGACATCCTGAGCAACCTTGGCCACGAGGGTACTATCAATGCCACCGGAGTAGGCAATCAGGGCTCGATCCAGTTGACCAATGAGATCGCGTAAGGCCGCTAGTTTGTCCACGCCCATCACCGACCAATTTTCTGAGAATTCTGCTTCTACAGTGTAGCTTAGGGATGGGAGCAGAAGGCTGAGGCAGCCGTTGCCAAACGCTGCGAGTGCTCCCCCCTGCTCTAAAATAAAATCACAAACTGATAACCGCTGATTACTCGGGAGAACCTATGGGAATTTTCAATGGTATTATTGAGTTTCTTAGCAATATCAACTTTGAAGTCATTGCCCAACTCACCATGATTGCCATGATTGGCATTGCAGGGCCAATGATTATTTTCCTGTTGGCCGTGCGTCGCGGCAATTTGTAAGCCATTTCTTTTTCAAAGCTTTGGCAGTCCCCCACGTTTGCGCTAACCGGGCCAAATCCTTGGCCTGCAGCTGATACCAGCGTTGCAATCGTGCCAGTTCTTCGGTCATGCTCAGGGTGGGGGCAAATTCTTCGCAGCCATAGCCCAGATGGCGTAGGATCGCGACCAGCGTACAGGGGGCAATCCAATAGGTCTGACTCCAGGCTAAAAGATTTACTTTAGTCCCTGCGGTGGCCTTGAGCTCATTTTGAATCGAAAGGATGAGGGTTGGTAGGGGGGCGATCGCGGGTCGTTGGTTTCCGACATAGACGATTTCGGGCTGGGCAATGGCCAATAGCCAACGCAAATGGGTCCAAGAGGGCGGCAGCGACCAGAGGATGAGGGTACGACAGCGATCGCGGGGGCGATCGTAATGAATCCTGGCCGTGGTCAAGTTGGGCGGTACCTCAGGGCGGCCATAGCCATAGAGCAAGACAGGGTCGCGCAACTGCGGTAGGAGCGTTGTCAAAGGTGGTAGGGGTTGCCAACTGGGAAGCGGGTGACTCGGTGGCTCGGGGACGTCCCACGCCAGTGAGGGTTTGATGCCCTTCAGTTCGAGTTCCAACTGGGTTTCGCCATTCCAAGTGTGGGCTGTGAGGTGATAGGCAATATCTACCCTGGTCGGCAACGGCAACAATGGTCCCCAGCGCCAAGCCTTGGCGGTCATCTGCTGCCCATTCTGCTCTAGGGTGAGTTTCAGGTGCTCCCCCTGCTGACCCATGGGCGTTTGTTCGCGGATCTTGACCCCGCGACTGCAGAAAATAGGCTGAGGATTCTCACTGCCAAAGGGTTGCAATTGCTCCACTTGAGTGTAAAAGTCCCAGGTCAGTTGCGCAAAGGAGATTTCGGCATCAAGGGTGACCAGGGGACGCAGATCCTCGGGCTTGAGACAGGTTTGGGCAAAGGCCCGCAGGCGATCGCGCCAAGCTGCTAAATGCTCCGCCCGGAGGCTAAATCCGCCGGCCGCCTTATGACCGCCATATTTCAACAGCAAGTCCTTGGTTGCCTCAAGAGCCTCAAAAACATGGAATTCTGGAATACCGCGAATTGAGCCACGAATTGTCGTCTCATCTTCATAGGTGCCAATAAACACAGGTACGCCGTAGCGCTCCACAAGACGGGAGGCCACAATGCCAATGACCCCATGGTGCCAGTTGGGCTGGACAATCACCAAAACCCACTCCTGTTGGGGATCAAAAGCCGTCTCTTCGAGGTGGGCGATCGCCGCCGCTTCAATCTCGGCACAGAGATCCTGACGGCGACGGTTAGTTGCCTCACAGAGGGCTGCCAGCTTCTGAGCCCGGGCTGGATCATCCGTTGTTAACAGTTCAATCACCACTTGCGGATCCCCAATTCGGCCGATGGCATTGATCCGTGGTCCGAGGCGAAACCCGATGGCGGTGGGTTTCAAAGAGGCCTCCTGCTCAGGCAAACAGCGCGCCATCTGCATCAGCGCTTGGACGCCCACCAGGGGAGAGGTGGGAAGGGTTTGCAATCCCTGCTTGACCCAGCGGCGATTCACCCCCGTCAAGGGAGCCAGATCGGCAATTGTGCCCAGGGTACACAGCTCCCGCAAAGGCCGCACCAGTGGCCGCCAGTTGCCCAATCGCTGTGCCAGGGACACAGCAAGGATATAGGCCATCCCCACCCCCGCGAGGGTATGGTAAGGAGAGGTCGGGGAAACGAGTTTTGGATTGAGAATGGCATGGGCAGGCGGCAGTTGCGGCGGCACATCGTGGTGATCCGTCACAATTACCGTCAGTCCCAGTTCCCGCGCCTTAAGAATAGGTTGGAGGGCAGCAATGCCGTTGTCCACGGTGAGAATCAGTTTGACGCCCCGGTCGTAGCACTCCTGCACAATCCGCTCATTGATGCCATAGCCTTCATGCAGGCGCGAGGGAATTTCATAGTCAATGTCTGCTCCCAGATGGCGCAGGGCACGCAACAGCAGGGCGGTACTCGTCATGCCATCAGCATCGTAATCGCCACAAATAGTCATCTTGTCACCGTGGGCGATCGCCCGTTGCAGCAATTCCACCGCTAAATCCAGGTCAGGAAAGACTGTGTTGGGCGGCGGTAGCTCTAGGGTTTCCGGTTCGAGAAACGCCCGTACGGCTGTAGGGGTTGTGAGACCCCGCCGCAAATAAATTTCCGCCAGCGATGAGGGGCAACCCAGCGCCCGCCTCAAGGCGTCACGACACTCAGGATCAATCGGTGGCAAGAGCCAACGTTGCCGGGGAAGAACACCCATGATGCGGAGGGGGGAGATAGGAAAAGCGACAACCCCAATGCTAACTTGAGCATGGCTTTGGTTGACACCCTGAAAAAGTAGAATGATAATCATTACAAATCACTCCAGTTCTTATTTAGCCTGGGTGAACTCCCCAGGCAGTCTTTTGGTGTGAGGCTAGGAGGGCAGTTATGGCAAAATCCCTAACAGCAGTCATCGTGGGTGCTCTTGGCATCAACGTTTTCCTCCTGAATTCAGGAGTTT encodes:
- a CDS encoding helicase C-terminal domain-containing protein, translated to MIEAEVHQQLRAFLRSSGDRRWPHHLTLARLVARALRLRRGCLLQVSQRAVLQHRYGLSYLLPLLLYSEPALLVVPQERLTRLLHQEIPELLTFLAVTKPIQHSHCPPPVFEGVLVMNLEDWCRQATPHPNVVTIIDGIEALPQIAQQQMTCTITTSDWEHLKLAIPSAVGAIRQVYAQLVQHLFQRPQNPYGDYLLTCTEQQPLLDLLHPWPQSLPPQWSQLRDYLNRSDTVIWGRRHPTVGYFTLHGHPLNLRPYFQDIWRQAPFVLIGSGPDTEPPLAYVQQELGIAPQTTIKFASDRHSEAITLAIAEDLPLPNTPEFAPAVLRRLYDLIGMIGHQRAVILVSDVPLREQLATQLAALYGSRVQVETTTLETNTILVTGETFWLRHGAQLPCPALLVLTTLPFPSPEKAVVSARIEWHKRQKQDWFRQYLLPECLTVLDRALAPVRQDDTLVAILDRRLTERSYGREILQSLSPYNRIRDRAQARH
- the larE gene encoding ATP-dependent sacrificial sulfur transferase LarE: MGVDKLAALRDLIGQLDRALIAYSGGIDSTLVAKVAQDVLGDRAVAVTAVSPSLLPADLEDARIQAAAIGIRHELIETHELENPNYATNPVNRCYFCKSELHDRLRELAQAWGYEYVLDGVNADDLQDYRPGIAAAKERGVRSPLAEVGISKLEVREIAKSLGLPWWNKPAQPCLSSRFPYGEEITLAKLQRVGNAEYYLRKQGWELCRVRSHGDTARIEVPQQQIADFVTMTDLEQLVNHFQSLGFTYVTLDLEGFRSGKLNAALGRDP
- the psb30 gene encoding photosystem II reaction center protein Ycf12/Psb30, with amino-acid sequence MGIFNGIIEFLSNINFEVIAQLTMIAMIGIAGPMIIFLLAVRRGNL
- the recJ gene encoding single-stranded-DNA-specific exonuclease RecJ, with the protein product MGVLPRQRWLLPPIDPECRDALRRALGCPSSLAEIYLRRGLTTPTAVRAFLEPETLELPPPNTVFPDLDLAVELLQRAIAHGDKMTICGDYDADGMTSTALLLRALRHLGADIDYEIPSRLHEGYGINERIVQECYDRGVKLILTVDNGIAALQPILKARELGLTVIVTDHHDVPPQLPPAHAILNPKLVSPTSPYHTLAGVGMAYILAVSLAQRLGNWRPLVRPLRELCTLGTIADLAPLTGVNRRWVKQGLQTLPTSPLVGVQALMQMARCLPEQEASLKPTAIGFRLGPRINAIGRIGDPQVVIELLTTDDPARAQKLAALCEATNRRRQDLCAEIEAAAIAHLEETAFDPQQEWVLVIVQPNWHHGVIGIVASRLVERYGVPVFIGTYEDETTIRGSIRGIPEFHVFEALEATKDLLLKYGGHKAAGGFSLRAEHLAAWRDRLRAFAQTCLKPEDLRPLVTLDAEISFAQLTWDFYTQVEQLQPFGSENPQPIFCSRGVKIREQTPMGQQGEHLKLTLEQNGQQMTAKAWRWGPLLPLPTRVDIAYHLTAHTWNGETQLELELKGIKPSLAWDVPEPPSHPLPSWQPLPPLTTLLPQLRDPVLLYGYGRPEVPPNLTTARIHYDRPRDRCRTLILWSLPPSWTHLRWLLAIAQPEIVYVGNQRPAIAPLPTLILSIQNELKATAGTKVNLLAWSQTYWIAPCTLVAILRHLGYGCEEFAPTLSMTEELARLQRWYQLQAKDLARLAQTWGTAKALKKKWLTNCRDARPTGK